From the Corythoichthys intestinalis isolate RoL2023-P3 chromosome 13, ASM3026506v1, whole genome shotgun sequence genome, one window contains:
- the LOC130929192 gene encoding transmembrane protein 151B translates to MRTEEERASAQEPILEEGSGREQQRPVQQSVATSLCRECHWKCLLLTLLMYGCFATLIWCAMCRVPVLSSSPVRVVAADGNSTSAAYYSDVQRLESPCSSGYLYIPLAFLAMLYVVYLVECWHCFSKTAVLAHAEFQDVYERVQRLQQATPCIWWKAISYHYVRRTRQVTRYRNGDAYTTTQVYHERVNTHASSSEFDYARYGVKDVSKELLDLQLHSAVRLRFTKCFSFSSARAEAAYLTQRARFFGENEGLDDYMEAREGMHLKNVDFREHILAFPDPAHQPWFSRYRVFWLASAFLLSWPLRVVSEYRTAYVHYHVEKLFGEDEDLGGGGGGGPGGGGRGEGEIENGGVGIAMNGSSYRSISRVNTVDMTELEWHIRCNQQLVPSYSEAILMDLDTSGGTNPAAYTPVSGPPGTVPNLEGNRPPLALPAVFNSTYLLQSCPRCRRTTSSSSLPSRLRAPMGTTALLNATVAGLRAAGNSGGAIGGRLVLSRSGFSLGRLGGGRRNSLLHSRSVGGGLAGSREDGAGGGSAGGFLGLGSRQEDEETRGVLEGDGDEDEEVEGARGDNGDREGDEETEPGGSAGTGERDRPPSYQDAFFFPVLIIHGDESCHAGDRL, encoded by the exons ATGCGGACGGAGGAGGAGAGGGCCTCTGCACAAGAGCCCATTTTGGAGGAAGGGTCAGGACGAGAGCAG CAACGTCCGGTCCAGCAGTCTGTGGCGACGTCCCTGTGCCGGGAGTGCCACTGGAAGTGCCTCCTTCTGACCCTCCTCATGTACGGCTGCTTCGCCACGCTCATCTGGTGCGCCATGTGCCGCGTGCCAGTGCTCAGCTCCTCGCCAGTGCGCGTGGTGGCCGCCGACGGCaactctacctcggccgcctacTACAGCGATGTCCAACGCTTGGAGAGCCCGTGCTCCAGCGGCTACCTCTACATCCCGCTGGCCTTCCTGGCGATGCTTTATGTGGTCTACCTGGTGGAGTGTTGGCACTGCTTCTCCAAGACGGCGGTGTTGGCTCACGCTGAATTCCAG GATGTGTACGAACGTGTGCAGCGGCTCCAGCAGGCCACACCCTGCATTTGGTGGAAGGCCATCAGCTACCACTACGTCAGGAGGACTAGGCAGGTGACAAGATATCGCAACGGAGACGCGTACACGACCACGCAG GTCTACCACGAGCGGGTCAACACTCACGCGTCCAGCTCAGAATTTGACTACGCCCGCTACGGTGTCAAAGATGTGTCCAAGGAGCTGCTGGACCTCCAGTTGCATTCGGCAGTCCGTCTCCGCTTCACCAAGTGCTTCAG CTTCTCCAGCGCACGTGCTGAGGCTGCGTATCTCACCCAG CGAGCGCGATTCTTCGGCGAGAACGAGGGCCTGGATGACTACATGGAAGCCAGGGAGGGCATGCACCTGAAGAACGTGGATTTCCGCGAACACATCCTGGCCTTCCCGGACCCCGCTCACCAGCCGTGGTTCTCTAGGTACAGAGTGTTCTGGCTGGCTTCCGCTTTCCTGCTGTCGTGGCCGCTGCGGGTGGTGTCCGAGTACCGCACGGCCTACGTGCACTACCATGTGGAGAAGCTGTTTGGGGAGGACGAGGATCTCGGCGGAGGGGGTGGCGGCGGACCGGGAGGGGGCGGCAGAGGCGAAGGAGAGATTGAAAACGGCGGGGTGGGGATCGCTATGAACGGGTCCAGCTATAGATCCATCTCACGGGTCAACACGGTGGACATGACGGAACTGGAGTGGCACATTCGCTGTAACCAACAGTTGGTTCCCAGCTACTCTGAGGCCATTCTCATGGACTTGGACACTAGCGGAGGGACAAACCCCGCCGCTTACACGCCCGTGTCCGGGCCCCCGGGGACGGTCCCCAACCTGGAGGGGAACCGCCCACCCTTGGCGCTTCCCGCCGTGTTCAACTCAACGTACCTCCTCCAGAGCTGCCCCAGATGTCGACGGACCACGTCCAGCTCCAGTCTTCCCTCCCGACTGAGGGCGCCCATGGGAACCACGGCCCTGCTCAACGCCACGGTTGCGGGCTTGAGGGCGGCCGGGAACAGCGGAGGGGCGATCGGCGGCCGGCTAGTGCTCAGTCGTAGCGGCTTCTCCTTAGGGAGGCTGGGCGGCGGGCGACGGAACAGCCTGCTGCATTCCCGCAGCGTGGGGGGAGGCCTGGCGGGAAGTCGGGAGGATGGAGCTGGAGGAGGGAGCGCGGGCGGGTTCTTGGGTTTGGGATCCAGGCAGGAAGACGAAGAGACCCGAGGCGTGTTGGAGGGAGACGGGGATGAGGACGAGGAGGTGGAGGGTGCGAGAGGGGACAATGGAGACAGAGAGGGGGACGAGGAGACGGAGCCGGGCGGTAGCGCGGGCACGGGTGAGAGGGATCGTCCGCCTTCTTATCAGGATGCCTTCTTCTTCCCCGTGCTTATCATCCACGGAGACGAGAGCTGCCATGCCGGCGACCGTCTCTGA